A DNA window from Streptomyces sp. CA-278952 contains the following coding sequences:
- a CDS encoding peptide ABC transporter substrate-binding protein, with protein MRGAKSAKWVAGAAVIALAATACGGSDSSDEGKKSTSGQPAGYVSIDVGEPQKPLMPADTNESNGSYVIQSLFTQLLDFDDKGEIVLTNAESVESEDSKTWTVKLKAGWKFHNGEAVTAQSYIDAWNWYANIENKQQNAFWFSDIAGYADVHPEKGAPKSKEMSGLKAVDDTTFTIELAEKVPYFNYKLGYATFAPLPKVFYDDPKAFGQKPIGNGPYTFEKWTHKKLIQVKAWDEYQGPNKAANKGIQFKNYSTVEAAYSDVISGNLDMIRQVGPRDLPKYKTDLGDGAIEQPYAAIQTLVPAFYNATFKDIDPKVLQGLSMGIDRDTITKTVLNNTRTPATSFTPPQVKGNQQLESDFLKYDPVKAKALIKEGGGVPENKFTIQYNADGGHKEWVTAVCESIRNATGVDCVGDAKPDFPTDLEARDNNQVKGMYRGGWVADYPVNVNFLKELYHSKAESNNGRFADKEIDELMAKGDKADSLEESVAAYQEVEKALVEKMPAIPLWYYRINGGHGKNVDNVKVDFHGDLELTGVTTK; from the coding sequence ATGCGCGGTGCCAAGAGCGCCAAGTGGGTCGCGGGAGCGGCCGTCATCGCCCTGGCCGCGACTGCCTGTGGCGGAAGCGACAGCAGCGACGAAGGCAAGAAGAGCACGTCGGGCCAGCCCGCCGGTTACGTCTCGATCGACGTCGGTGAGCCCCAGAAGCCTCTGATGCCGGCCGACACGAACGAGAGCAACGGCTCCTACGTCATCCAGTCGCTGTTCACCCAGCTGCTGGACTTCGACGACAAGGGCGAGATCGTTCTCACGAACGCCGAGTCCGTCGAGTCCGAGGACTCCAAGACCTGGACCGTCAAGCTCAAGGCCGGCTGGAAGTTCCACAACGGCGAGGCCGTGACCGCGCAGTCGTACATCGACGCGTGGAACTGGTACGCCAACATCGAGAACAAGCAGCAGAACGCGTTCTGGTTCTCCGACATCGCGGGCTACGCGGACGTCCACCCCGAGAAGGGTGCGCCGAAGTCCAAGGAGATGTCGGGTCTGAAGGCCGTGGACGACACCACGTTCACGATCGAGCTGGCGGAGAAGGTTCCGTACTTCAACTACAAGCTCGGTTACGCGACGTTCGCGCCGCTGCCCAAGGTCTTCTACGACGACCCGAAGGCGTTCGGCCAGAAGCCGATCGGCAACGGCCCGTACACGTTCGAGAAGTGGACCCACAAGAAGCTCATCCAGGTCAAGGCCTGGGACGAGTACCAGGGCCCGAACAAGGCTGCCAACAAGGGCATCCAGTTCAAGAACTACTCGACCGTCGAGGCCGCGTACTCCGACGTCATCTCCGGCAACCTGGACATGATCCGCCAGGTCGGCCCGCGTGACCTGCCCAAGTACAAGACGGACCTGGGCGACGGCGCGATCGAGCAGCCCTACGCCGCGATCCAGACGCTGGTCCCGGCGTTCTACAACGCCACGTTCAAGGACATCGACCCCAAGGTCCTCCAGGGCCTGTCCATGGGCATCGACCGCGACACGATCACCAAGACCGTGCTGAACAACACCCGTACCCCCGCGACGAGCTTCACGCCGCCGCAGGTCAAGGGCAACCAGCAGCTCGAGTCGGACTTCCTGAAGTACGACCCGGTCAAGGCCAAGGCCCTCATCAAGGAGGGCGGCGGTGTTCCGGAGAACAAGTTCACCATCCAGTACAACGCCGACGGCGGGCACAAGGAGTGGGTGACCGCGGTCTGCGAGTCCATCCGCAACGCCACCGGGGTCGACTGCGTGGGCGACGCGAAGCCGGACTTCCCGACCGACCTCGAGGCTCGTGACAACAACCAGGTCAAGGGCATGTACCGCGGTGGCTGGGTCGCCGACTACCCGGTCAACGTGAACTTCCTCAAGGAGCTCTACCACTCCAAGGCGGAGTCGAACAACGGTCGCTTCGCCGACAAGGAGATCGACGAGCTGATGGCCAAGGGCGACAAGGCGGACTCCCTGGAGGAGTCGGTCGCCGCCTACCAGGAGGTCGAGAAGGCGCTCGTCGAGAAGATGCCGGCGATCCCGCTCTGGTACTACCGCATCAACGGCGGCCACGGAAAGAACGTCGACAACGTCAAGGTCGACTTCCACGGTGACCTCGAACTGACCGGCGTCACCACCAAGTAA
- a CDS encoding ABC transporter permease gives MGRYVARRLLQMIPVFLGSTLLVFLMMYALPGDPVRALAGEQHVDASQIAALKAQYGLDQPIWQQYLNYLGNLFQGDLGVQIGTQRPVAEVISDAYPITVRLAIFAFVFTVVAGISLGIVAGLKAESLRDRGLLGLTLVLISMPSFVLGFLVQYLFAFQLGIAKPNVSLEPTSTELIMPAIVLASLSLAYVARLTRTSVAENMRADYMRTAVAKGLPRRRVIGVHLMRNSLIPVVTFLGTDIGALMGGAIVTEGIFNIKGVGSLVFEALGKREGATVVGVVTLLVVVYLICSLLVDLLYAVLDPRIRYA, from the coding sequence ATGGGGCGCTATGTCGCACGACGACTGCTCCAGATGATCCCGGTCTTCCTCGGGTCGACCCTGCTGGTCTTCCTGATGATGTACGCACTGCCCGGCGACCCCGTCAGAGCACTTGCCGGTGAACAGCACGTAGATGCATCACAGATCGCCGCTCTGAAGGCCCAGTACGGCCTCGACCAGCCGATCTGGCAGCAGTATTTGAACTACCTGGGCAATCTGTTCCAGGGTGACCTCGGCGTTCAGATCGGGACACAGCGTCCGGTCGCCGAAGTCATCTCCGACGCCTACCCGATCACCGTCAGACTGGCGATCTTCGCCTTCGTCTTCACGGTCGTCGCCGGGATCTCGCTCGGCATCGTCGCGGGCCTCAAGGCCGAGTCCCTCCGGGACCGCGGTCTGCTCGGTCTGACGCTGGTGCTGATCTCCATGCCGTCCTTCGTGCTGGGCTTCCTCGTTCAGTACCTCTTCGCGTTCCAGCTCGGCATCGCCAAGCCGAACGTGAGTCTCGAACCGACCAGCACCGAGTTGATCATGCCGGCCATCGTGCTGGCATCGCTGTCACTCGCGTACGTCGCCCGCCTCACCCGTACCTCGGTCGCCGAGAACATGCGCGCCGACTACATGCGTACGGCTGTCGCCAAGGGCCTGCCGCGCCGCCGCGTCATCGGCGTCCACCTGATGCGCAACTCGCTCATCCCGGTCGTCACCTTCCTCGGCACCGACATCGGCGCCCTGATGGGCGGCGCGATCGTGACCGAGGGCATCTTCAACATCAAGGGCGTCGGATCGCTCGTCTTCGAGGCTCTGGGCAAGCGTGAGGGTGCCACCGTCGTCGGCGTCGTGACGCTGCTCGTCGTCGTCTATCTCATCTGCAGCCTGCTCGTCGACCTGCTCTACGCGGTCCTGGACCCGAGGATCCGGTATGCCTGA
- a CDS encoding ABC transporter permease, translating to MPDTTALKSTDASATPVDAPPATDAGPAPGKPRSLWSDAWHDLRRNPLFIISMVLILLLAVMSIFPGLFTSASPREANLAEHYLQHPNWGHFFAPDWLGYDGQGRSIYARLVYGARASITVGVVVTLAVTITGLVIGMLAGYFGGWIDTILSRITDVFFGVPFIVGAMVILTSFEKRSVWVVILSLAFLGWTSIARVARGSVITIKQADYVVAAKALGASTFRILTRHILPNAIAPVIVVATIALGGYIAAEATLSFLGIGLAEPTVSWGIDVSAAKDQLRNAPYVLVIPSVMVSITVLSFLMFGDAVRNALDPKMR from the coding sequence ATGCCTGACACCACCGCACTCAAGAGCACCGACGCCTCGGCCACCCCGGTCGACGCGCCGCCCGCCACGGACGCCGGCCCCGCGCCGGGCAAGCCGCGCAGCCTCTGGTCGGACGCCTGGCACGACCTGCGGCGCAACCCGCTCTTCATCATCTCGATGGTGCTGATCCTGCTGCTCGCCGTGATGTCGATCTTCCCCGGGCTGTTCACCAGCGCCTCGCCGAGGGAAGCCAACCTGGCCGAGCACTACCTCCAGCACCCGAACTGGGGCCACTTCTTCGCCCCCGACTGGCTCGGCTACGACGGACAGGGACGCTCGATCTACGCGCGTCTCGTCTACGGCGCCCGCGCCTCGATCACCGTCGGCGTCGTGGTGACCCTCGCGGTCACCATCACCGGCCTGGTCATCGGCATGCTCGCCGGTTACTTCGGCGGCTGGATCGACACGATCCTGTCCCGCATCACCGACGTCTTCTTCGGCGTCCCCTTCATCGTCGGCGCCATGGTCATCCTGACCAGCTTCGAGAAGCGCTCGGTGTGGGTCGTGATCCTCTCGCTGGCCTTCCTCGGCTGGACGTCGATCGCCCGTGTCGCCCGTGGCTCGGTCATCACGATCAAGCAGGCCGACTACGTGGTCGCCGCCAAGGCGCTCGGCGCCTCCACCTTCCGGATCCTGACGCGGCACATCCTGCCGAACGCCATCGCTCCGGTGATCGTGGTCGCCACCATCGCGCTCGGCGGTTACATCGCCGCCGAGGCCACCCTGTCGTTCCTCGGCATCGGCCTCGCCGAGCCGACGGTCTCGTGGGGCATCGATGTGTCCGCTGCGAAGGACCAGCTCCGCAACGCGCCGTACGTCCTGGTCATCCCCTCGGTGATGGTCTCGATCACGGTGCTGTCCTTCCTGATGTTCGGCGATGCGGTCCGCAACGCCCTCGACCCCAAGATGCGCTGA
- a CDS encoding ABC transporter ATP-binding protein, translated as MTTIDKTAHVPAPRESVSGDGPLLDVRDLHVEFHTRDGVAKAVNGVNYTVSAGETLAVLGESGSGKSVTAQTIMGILDMPPGKITQGEILFRGQDMLKMSNEERRKIRGRKIAMIFQDALSSLNPVLSVGYQLGEMFRVHQGLSKKEAKTKSIELMDQVKIPAAAARIADFPHQFSGGMRQRIMIAMALALEPDLIIADEPTTALDVTVQAQVMDLLAELQREYNMGLILITHDLGVVADVADKIAVMYAGRIVETAPVGELYSRPAHPYTKGLLESIPRLDQKGQELYAIKGLPPNLTRIPAGCAFSPRCPMAQDICRTDVPPLTPVTEQDGLELVGRGSACHFWKETIHG; from the coding sequence GTGACCACCATCGACAAGACGGCTCACGTCCCCGCACCGCGGGAGTCCGTGAGTGGCGACGGTCCACTGCTCGACGTCCGTGACCTGCACGTGGAGTTCCACACCCGCGACGGTGTGGCCAAGGCGGTCAACGGTGTGAACTACACCGTCAGCGCCGGCGAGACGCTCGCCGTGCTCGGCGAGTCCGGCTCCGGCAAGTCCGTGACCGCGCAGACCATCATGGGCATCCTCGACATGCCGCCGGGGAAGATCACGCAGGGCGAGATCCTCTTCCGCGGCCAGGACATGCTGAAGATGTCCAACGAGGAGCGCCGGAAGATCCGCGGCCGCAAGATCGCGATGATCTTCCAGGACGCGCTGTCCTCGCTGAACCCGGTCCTCTCCGTCGGCTACCAGCTCGGCGAGATGTTCCGTGTGCACCAGGGCCTCTCCAAGAAGGAGGCCAAGACCAAGTCCATCGAGCTGATGGACCAGGTCAAGATCCCGGCGGCGGCCGCCCGTATCGCGGACTTCCCGCACCAGTTCTCCGGCGGTATGCGCCAGCGCATCATGATCGCCATGGCGCTGGCCCTGGAGCCGGACCTGATCATCGCGGACGAGCCGACCACCGCGCTCGACGTGACGGTGCAGGCCCAGGTCATGGACCTGCTGGCCGAGCTCCAGCGCGAGTACAACATGGGGCTCATCCTGATCACCCACGACCTCGGCGTCGTCGCCGACGTCGCGGACAAGATCGCCGTGATGTACGCGGGCCGGATCGTGGAGACGGCCCCGGTCGGCGAGCTGTACAGCCGCCCGGCGCACCCGTACACCAAGGGCCTGCTGGAATCGATCCCGCGCCTGGACCAGAAGGGCCAGGAGCTCTACGCGATCAAGGGCCTGCCGCCCAACCTGACGCGTATCCCCGCGGGCTGTGCCTTCAGCCCGCGCTGCCCCATGGCACAGGACATCTGCCGCACCGACGTCCCGCCGCTCACTCCGGTGACCGAGCAGGACGGCCTGGAGCTCGTCGGCCGCGGCAGCGCGTGCCACTTCTGGAAGGAGACGATCCATGGCTGA
- a CDS encoding ABC transporter ATP-binding protein — MAELKKEPVDATPNVSDVETVDAVTEAEAVAAIDAPVSQGEPILQVRNLVKHFPLTQGVLFKRQIGAVKAVDGISFDLYAGETLGIVGESGCGKSTVAKLLMTLERATAGEVFYKGQDITKLSGRALKAVRRNIQMVFQDPYTSLNPRMTVGDIIGETFEIHPEVAPKGDRRRRVQELLDVVGLNPEYINRYPHQFSGGQRQRIGIARGLALNPEIIICDEPVSALDVSVQAQVINLMAKLQDEFNLSYLFIAHDLSIVRHISDRVGVMYLGKMAEIGTDTQIYDHPTHPYTQALLSAVPVPDPSAREGRDRIILTGDVPSPANPPSGCRFRTRCWKAEERCATEEPLLAIPERFVAGTTPATHESACHFAEERDVVHAA; from the coding sequence ATGGCTGAGCTCAAGAAGGAGCCCGTGGACGCCACCCCGAACGTCTCCGACGTGGAGACCGTGGACGCCGTGACCGAGGCGGAGGCCGTAGCCGCCATCGACGCGCCCGTCAGCCAGGGCGAGCCGATCCTCCAGGTGCGGAACCTCGTCAAGCACTTCCCGCTCACCCAGGGCGTCCTCTTCAAGAGGCAGATCGGCGCGGTCAAGGCCGTCGACGGGATCTCCTTCGACCTGTACGCCGGTGAGACCCTCGGCATCGTGGGGGAGTCCGGCTGTGGCAAGTCCACGGTCGCCAAGCTCCTGATGACGCTGGAGCGGGCCACCGCCGGCGAGGTCTTCTACAAGGGCCAGGACATCACCAAGCTGTCCGGCCGCGCGCTGAAGGCCGTGCGCCGCAACATCCAGATGGTGTTCCAGGACCCGTACACCTCGCTGAACCCGCGGATGACGGTCGGCGACATCATCGGGGAGACCTTCGAGATCCACCCCGAGGTGGCCCCCAAGGGCGACCGGCGCCGCCGCGTCCAGGAGCTCCTGGACGTCGTCGGGCTGAACCCGGAGTACATCAACCGGTACCCGCACCAGTTCTCCGGCGGTCAGCGCCAGCGCATCGGCATCGCCCGCGGCCTCGCGCTCAACCCGGAGATCATCATCTGCGACGAGCCGGTCTCCGCGCTCGACGTGTCGGTGCAGGCACAGGTCATCAACCTGATGGCGAAGCTCCAGGACGAGTTCAACCTGTCCTACCTCTTCATCGCGCACGACCTGTCCATCGTCCGGCACATCTCCGACCGGGTCGGCGTCATGTACCTCGGCAAGATGGCCGAGATCGGTACGGACACACAGATCTACGACCACCCGACGCACCCCTACACCCAGGCGCTGCTGTCGGCGGTCCCGGTCCCCGACCCGTCGGCCCGTGAGGGACGCGACCGGATCATCCTGACCGGTGACGTTCCGTCACCGGCGAACCCGCCCTCGGGCTGCCGCTTCCGCACCCGGTGCTGGAAGGCGGAGGAGCGCTGCGCGACGGAGGAGCCCCTGCTGGCGATCCCCGAGCGTTTCGTCGCGGGAACCACTCCCGCCACGCACGAGTCGGCGTGCCACTTCGCCGAGGAGCGCGACGTCGTGCACGCGGCGTGA
- a CDS encoding peptide ABC transporter substrate-binding protein translates to MRGATQVRWAACAVAVALTATACGGGGGDDGGSGGADGIVSSSWGDPQNPLEPANTNEVQGGKVLDMVFRGLIRYDPKTGEAENMVAESIDSTDSQNFTIKLKDGWTFSNGEKVTAKSFVDAWNYGAALKNNQKNAYFFQYIEGYDKVHPESGSASAETLSGLKVVDDLTFTAKLTQKFSLWPDTLGYSAFVPLPKAFYDDHDAWLSKPVGNGPYTIESYAKGSSMNLRKWDDYPGDDKAKNGGVDLKVFTDNNTAYTDLTSGNLDLVDDVPASQLRNVEADLGDRYINTPAGIIQTLAFPFYDKEWDTDDARKVRQGLSMAINRPQITDQIFQKTRTPASDWTSPVLGEEGGFKKGLCGKECTYDKAAAKKLIDEGGGIPGGRLKISYNADTGSHKEWVDAVCNSINNVMGDNKACVGGPVGTFADFRAQVSTQKLKSAWRAGWQMDYPLIQNFLQPLYYTNAPSNDGKWSNEEFDGLIDKANAETDKAKAVTTFQDAEKILVTEMPVIPLWYQNGSAGYSDRVDNVALNPFSVPVYEEITVK, encoded by the coding sequence ATGCGCGGAGCCACACAGGTCAGGTGGGCCGCATGTGCGGTGGCCGTCGCCCTGACAGCCACGGCCTGCGGTGGCGGTGGCGGTGACGACGGCGGCAGCGGCGGCGCCGACGGCATCGTCAGCTCCTCCTGGGGAGACCCGCAGAACCCGCTGGAACCCGCCAACACCAACGAGGTCCAGGGCGGCAAGGTCCTCGACATGGTCTTCCGCGGCCTGATCCGCTACGACCCGAAGACCGGCGAGGCCGAGAACATGGTCGCCGAGTCCATCGACTCGACGGACTCCCAGAACTTCACGATCAAGCTCAAGGACGGCTGGACGTTCTCCAACGGCGAGAAGGTCACCGCCAAGTCCTTCGTCGACGCCTGGAACTACGGGGCCGCGCTGAAGAACAACCAGAAGAACGCCTACTTCTTCCAGTACATCGAGGGCTACGACAAGGTCCACCCGGAGTCCGGCTCCGCCTCCGCCGAGACCCTGTCCGGCCTGAAGGTCGTCGACGACCTGACCTTCACCGCCAAGCTCACCCAGAAGTTCTCCCTGTGGCCTGACACCCTCGGCTACTCCGCCTTCGTCCCCCTGCCCAAGGCGTTCTACGACGACCACGACGCCTGGCTCTCCAAGCCCGTCGGGAACGGCCCGTACACCATCGAGTCGTACGCCAAGGGCTCCTCGATGAACCTGCGCAAGTGGGACGACTACCCGGGCGACGACAAGGCCAAGAACGGCGGCGTCGACCTCAAGGTCTTCACCGACAACAACACCGCCTACACCGACCTGACGTCGGGCAACCTCGACCTCGTCGACGACGTGCCCGCCTCCCAGCTCCGCAACGTCGAGGCGGACCTCGGCGACCGGTACATCAACACCCCCGCCGGCATCATCCAGACCCTGGCCTTCCCCTTCTACGACAAGGAGTGGGACACCGACGACGCCCGCAAGGTCCGCCAGGGTCTCTCGATGGCGATCAACCGGCCGCAGATCACCGACCAGATCTTCCAGAAGACCCGCACCCCCGCCTCCGACTGGACCTCCCCGGTCCTCGGCGAGGAGGGCGGCTTCAAGAAGGGCCTCTGCGGCAAGGAGTGCACGTACGACAAGGCCGCGGCCAAGAAGCTGATCGACGAGGGCGGCGGCATCCCCGGCGGCCGGCTGAAGATCTCGTACAACGCGGACACCGGCTCCCACAAGGAATGGGTCGACGCCGTCTGCAACAGCATCAACAACGTCATGGGCGACAACAAGGCCTGCGTCGGCGGCCCCGTCGGCACCTTCGCCGACTTCCGCGCCCAGGTCTCCACCCAGAAGCTGAAGAGCGCCTGGCGAGCGGGCTGGCAGATGGACTACCCCCTGATCCAGAACTTCCTCCAGCCGCTCTACTACACCAACGCCCCGTCCAACGACGGCAAGTGGAGCAACGAGGAGTTCGACGGCCTGATCGACAAGGCCAACGCCGAGACCGACAAGGCGAAGGCCGTCACCACCTTCCAGGACGCGGAGAAGATCCTCGTCACGGAGATGCCGGTCATCCCGCTCTGGTACCAGAACGGCAGCGCCGGCTACTCGGACCGGGTCGACAACGTCGCGCTGAACCCGTTCAGCGTCCCGGTCTACGAAGAGATCACCGTCAAGTGA
- the typA gene encoding translational GTPase TypA — MPTRHDIRNVAIVAHVDHGKTTLVDAMLKQAGAFAAHAAEHLDDRMMDSNDLEREKGITILAKNTAVKYHPKEGGTPITINIIDTPGHADFGGEVERGLSMVDAVVLLVDASEGPLPQTRFVLRKALTARLPVILCINKTDRPDSRIAEVIDETYDLFLDLDADEDQIEFPIVYACARDGVASLTKPEDGTSPPDSDSLEPFFSTILSAVPAPEYDEDAPLQAHVTNLDADNFLGRIALCRVEQGELRKGQTVAWIKRDGTMSNVRITELMMTEALTRKPAEKAGPGDICAIAGIPDIMIGETLADPENPIALPLITVDEPAISMTIGANTSPLVGKGGKGHKVTARQIKDRLDRELVGNVSLRVLETERPDAWEVQGRGELALAILIETMRREGFELTVGKPQVVTKQIDGKTHEPIERMTIDSPEEHLGAITQLMATRKGRMETMTNHGSGWVRMEWIVPSRGLIGFRTEFLTQTRGTGIAHSLFEGHEPWFGDLRTRHNGSLVADRAGVVTPFAMVNLQERGVIFTEATTEVYEGMIIGENSRADDMDVNITKEKKLTNMRAASADTTENVVPARKLSLEQSLEFCRDDECIEVTPETVRIRKVVLDAKQRGRTASRAKNG; from the coding sequence ATGCCCACGCGCCACGACATCCGTAACGTAGCCATCGTCGCCCACGTCGACCACGGCAAGACCACGCTGGTCGACGCCATGCTCAAGCAGGCCGGAGCGTTCGCCGCCCACGCCGCCGAGCACCTCGACGACCGCATGATGGACTCGAACGACCTGGAGCGTGAGAAGGGCATCACGATCCTCGCCAAGAACACGGCGGTGAAGTACCACCCCAAGGAGGGTGGGACCCCGATCACGATCAACATCATCGACACCCCCGGCCACGCCGACTTCGGCGGCGAGGTCGAGCGCGGTCTGTCGATGGTGGACGCGGTCGTGCTGCTCGTCGACGCCTCCGAGGGCCCCCTGCCCCAGACCCGCTTCGTGCTGCGCAAGGCGCTGACGGCCAGGCTGCCGGTCATTCTCTGCATCAACAAGACGGACCGCCCGGACTCCCGGATCGCCGAGGTCATCGACGAGACGTACGACCTCTTCCTGGACCTGGACGCCGACGAGGACCAGATCGAGTTCCCGATCGTCTACGCCTGCGCCCGTGACGGCGTCGCCTCGCTGACCAAGCCCGAGGACGGCACCTCCCCGCCGGACAGCGACAGCCTGGAGCCGTTCTTCAGCACGATCCTCTCCGCTGTCCCGGCCCCGGAGTACGACGAGGACGCCCCCCTCCAGGCCCACGTCACCAACCTGGACGCCGACAACTTCCTCGGCCGTATCGCGCTCTGCCGCGTCGAGCAGGGCGAGCTGCGCAAGGGCCAGACCGTCGCGTGGATCAAGCGTGACGGCACGATGTCCAATGTCCGCATCACCGAGCTGATGATGACCGAGGCGCTCACCCGCAAGCCCGCCGAGAAGGCCGGCCCGGGCGACATCTGTGCCATCGCCGGTATCCCGGACATCATGATCGGCGAGACTCTGGCCGACCCCGAGAACCCGATCGCGCTGCCGCTGATCACGGTCGACGAGCCTGCCATCTCGATGACCATCGGTGCGAACACCTCGCCGCTCGTCGGCAAGGGGGGCAAGGGCCACAAGGTCACCGCCCGGCAGATCAAGGACCGTCTGGACCGCGAGCTCGTCGGTAACGTCTCGCTCCGTGTCCTGGAGACCGAGCGCCCGGACGCCTGGGAGGTGCAGGGCCGTGGTGAGCTCGCTCTGGCCATCCTCATCGAGACCATGCGCCGCGAGGGCTTCGAGCTGACGGTCGGCAAGCCCCAGGTGGTCACCAAGCAGATCGACGGCAAGACGCACGAGCCGATCGAGCGCATGACCATCGACTCGCCCGAGGAGCACCTCGGCGCCATCACGCAGCTCATGGCGACCCGTAAGGGCCGCATGGAGACGATGACGAACCACGGTTCGGGCTGGGTCCGCATGGAGTGGATCGTCCCGTCCCGCGGCCTCATCGGCTTCCGTACGGAGTTCCTGACCCAGACCCGCGGTACGGGCATCGCGCACTCCCTGTTCGAGGGCCACGAGCCGTGGTTCGGCGATCTGCGCACCCGGCACAACGGTTCGCTGGTCGCGGACCGCGCGGGCGTCGTGACGCCGTTCGCGATGGTCAACCTCCAGGAGCGCGGTGTCATCTTCACCGAGGCCACCACGGAGGTCTACGAGGGCATGATCATCGGCGAGAACTCGCGCGCCGACGACATGGACGTGAACATCACCAAGGAGAAGAAGCTCACCAACATGCGTGCGGCATCCGCGGACACCACCGAGAACGTGGTGCCCGCGCGCAAGCTCTCCCTGGAGCAGTCCCTGGAGTTCTGCCGCGACGACGAGTGCATCGAGGTGACCCCGGAGACCGTGCGCATCCGCAAGGTCGTCCTGGACGCCAAGCAGCGTGGCCGCACGGCCTCGCGCGCCAAGAACGGCTGA